A window from Theobroma cacao cultivar B97-61/B2 chromosome 3, Criollo_cocoa_genome_V2, whole genome shotgun sequence encodes these proteins:
- the LOC18604187 gene encoding uncharacterized protein LOC18604187 isoform X1, with amino-acid sequence MGTQSNSENEESQADHPEPKSIIQTLVSKAKDPKSRSLTNILGGGTVAGLLLWENAISSATVICIATEIWVLSTIIVENWIAQALLRIIAFVLLNLVSLALASVFTAFYLDKCVEEKINFCLNKVEGCRAIGSVIDQYRGELDFAGKVIGAFVETQGKSLTDTIKKSIKNGLDGALWPLYESVLQGLAAIVKPNLPAIFHSKICQEFLQMLLMISEGSQKKTFYGVVASLQVISIMCIFFPPTTVLYIGYLCVATLPALCNKLKISTVLEKNFQTKLDKISGNDESVPKSS; translated from the exons ATGGGAACCCAAAGCAACAGTGAAAATGAGGAATCGCAGGCAGACCACCCCGAACCCAAATCTATTATTCAAACACTGGTATCAAAGGCAAAGGACCCCAAATCCAGGTCACTGACTAACATTCTGGGAGGGGGAACAG TTGCGGGGTTACTGCTCTGGGAGAATGCGATCTCGTCGGCAACAGTGATATGTATTGCAACTGAAATATGGGTTTTGTCGACAATAATCGTGGAAAACTGGATTGCTCAAGCATTGCTTCGAATCATTGCTTTCGTGCTTCTCAACCTCGTCAGTTTGGCTCTTGCGTCCGTCTTCACTGCCTTTTACCTTGACAAGTGCGTTGAAGAgaagataaatttttgtttgaacAAAGTTGAAGG CTGCAGAGCAATTGGTTCAGTAATTGACCAGTACCGCGGAGAGTTGGACTTTGCGGGAAAGGTTATAGGCGCTTTCGTAGAAACTCAAGGCAAGAGCCTAACAGATACCATAAAAAAATCCATTAAGAACGGTTTAGATGGGGCATTGTGGCCCTTATATGAGTCAGTTCTACAAGGTTTGGCAGCAATTGTCAAGCCTAACTTGCCTGCaatttttcattcaaaaatATGCCAAGAGTTCCTGCAGATGCTTCTCATGATTTCAGAAGGAAGCCAAAAGAAGACTTTCTATGGG GTTGTTGCTTCTCTCCAGGTTATCTCTATTATGTGCATATTTTTCCCTCCAACCACAGTCCTGTATAtag GATATCTGTGCGTGGCGACTTTGCCAGCATTATGCAACAAGTTAAAGATTTCCACTGTGCTTGAGAAGAATTTCCAAACAAAGTTAGACAAGATTTCTGGCAATGATGAGTCAGTACCTAAAAGTTCCTGA
- the LOC18604190 gene encoding uncharacterized protein LOC18604190 gives MQKPFLFELNPTKPKEAAMKQALLRSVPFFACKFLLFSTKCNAFSSIPKRPLFAALTRSQLRFYSSGSKEDDDVSNEELKMRIQRYFDGDEEAIPSIFEGILKRKLSGKHEESDDELMKEIRHLRHESPPKDQEFDSDLTDED, from the exons ATGCAAAagccatttctttttgaattaAACCCCACCAAACCGAAGGAGGCAGCCATGAAACAAGCTCTGCTTAGGAGCGTGCCCTTTTTTGCTTGCAAATTTCTCCTCTTTTCTACTAAATGCAATGCATTCAGCTCAATTCCCAAGCGGCCCTTATTCGCCGCTTTGACTCGCTCCCAACTCAGGTTCTACTCCTCCGGTTCCAAAGAAGACGACGACGTTAGTAACGAAG AGCTAAAAATGCGAATACAGAGGTACTTTGATGGTGATGAAGAGGCTATACCTTCAATCTTTGAAGGGATTCTAAAGAGGAAGTTGTCAGGGAAGCATGAAGAGagtgatgatgaattgatgaAAGAGATTCGCCATCTCCGGCATGAATCTCCACCTAAAGATCAAGAGTTCGACTCGGATTTGACTGACGAAGATTGA
- the LOC18604189 gene encoding uncharacterized protein LOC18604189: MSDHESPNPIARAGQLIKALLSTLMMFTATEILVFSILATDSRLARSLLCVMALTLLHVFSMALLAILCFFEFGKPPTGIVSFRDLWGVLVIIALEHHLKIFCVVVASLEILAFLCVIFGTNLVLYLGYLCLATLPICIDVMNFYRKWRALMASN, encoded by the exons ATGTCTGATCACGAGAGTCCGAATCCAATAG CAAGAGCAGGGCAATTGATAAAGGCTCTATTGTCTACCTTAATGATGTTCACGGCTACAGAAATCTTGGTTTTCTCCATACTAGCTACGGACAGCCGGCTTGCTAGATCACTGCTTTGCGTCATGGCTTTGACgcttcttcatgttttcagtaTGGCTCTGCTTGCCATCCTCTGCTTCTTTGAGTTTGGAAAACCTCCCACTGGCATTGTTAGTTTTCGAGA CTTATGGGGTGTGCTAGTGATCATTGCTTTAGAGCATCACCTGAAAATTTTCTGTGTG GTTGTTGCCTCTCTCGAGATACTCGCATTCCTTTGTGTCATTTTTGGCACTAATTTGGTCCTCTATCTAG GATATCTATGCCTTGCAACCCTGCCAATATGTATCGATGTTATGAATTTCTATAGGAAGTGGAGAGCTCTCATGGCCAGCAACTGA
- the LOC18604187 gene encoding uncharacterized protein LOC18604187 isoform X2, translating into MGTQSNSENEESQADHPEPKSIIQTLVSKAKDPKSRSLTNILGGGTVAGLLLWENAISSATVICIATEIWVLSTIIVENWIAQALLRIIAFVLLNLVSLALASVFTAFYLDKCVEEKINFCLNKVEGAIGSVIDQYRGELDFAGKVIGAFVETQGKSLTDTIKKSIKNGLDGALWPLYESVLQGLAAIVKPNLPAIFHSKICQEFLQMLLMISEGSQKKTFYGVVASLQVISIMCIFFPPTTVLYIGYLCVATLPALCNKLKISTVLEKNFQTKLDKISGNDESVPKSS; encoded by the exons ATGGGAACCCAAAGCAACAGTGAAAATGAGGAATCGCAGGCAGACCACCCCGAACCCAAATCTATTATTCAAACACTGGTATCAAAGGCAAAGGACCCCAAATCCAGGTCACTGACTAACATTCTGGGAGGGGGAACAG TTGCGGGGTTACTGCTCTGGGAGAATGCGATCTCGTCGGCAACAGTGATATGTATTGCAACTGAAATATGGGTTTTGTCGACAATAATCGTGGAAAACTGGATTGCTCAAGCATTGCTTCGAATCATTGCTTTCGTGCTTCTCAACCTCGTCAGTTTGGCTCTTGCGTCCGTCTTCACTGCCTTTTACCTTGACAAGTGCGTTGAAGAgaagataaatttttgtttgaacAAAGTTGAAGG AGCAATTGGTTCAGTAATTGACCAGTACCGCGGAGAGTTGGACTTTGCGGGAAAGGTTATAGGCGCTTTCGTAGAAACTCAAGGCAAGAGCCTAACAGATACCATAAAAAAATCCATTAAGAACGGTTTAGATGGGGCATTGTGGCCCTTATATGAGTCAGTTCTACAAGGTTTGGCAGCAATTGTCAAGCCTAACTTGCCTGCaatttttcattcaaaaatATGCCAAGAGTTCCTGCAGATGCTTCTCATGATTTCAGAAGGAAGCCAAAAGAAGACTTTCTATGGG GTTGTTGCTTCTCTCCAGGTTATCTCTATTATGTGCATATTTTTCCCTCCAACCACAGTCCTGTATAtag GATATCTGTGCGTGGCGACTTTGCCAGCATTATGCAACAAGTTAAAGATTTCCACTGTGCTTGAGAAGAATTTCCAAACAAAGTTAGACAAGATTTCTGGCAATGATGAGTCAGTACCTAAAAGTTCCTGA